A stretch of Carnobacterium iners DNA encodes these proteins:
- a CDS encoding citrate transporter, with translation MKLTKKIILLLMYAAVAIITPLTVFAAGIDAVTAPTGFMAIVTLIPLIVVLTLLFLKVDMIIAGLAGGALAMLIGGIGLAEVNTQFLAAIPTMLTITVPIVNSAIAMAVFKSGGYTAALTLAKRGTKGKVEYVSAFIVVLVAAATYMSGIGGGSAMVIAPLAFAAVGVVPELIAAMSLAAAVSFTTSPASLESSIVSKLGDIPVSEYVATMRPYWLLFVAIAILLAFFGTKRRKLGFKEEANDEYSKLSNSQLVKLTLPAVFLLFAVILGPVINNLVGYPIFTPLTYMVVTLALIFFFSKFNMNETAEAMIDGSTYILTRLFQVGIFLGFINVIAQTGTFAVIAGVAEAAPAALVVPVAVLTGILIGVPAGAYVGSILTLVLPVAVSLGFTPLALGFVTIGVGFGSQMSFVNITMQALSSGFNIPILEVVKGNVKWITLASVLLLVISLVFA, from the coding sequence ATGAAATTGACAAAGAAAATCATACTTTTACTAATGTATGCAGCGGTAGCTATTATTACGCCGTTAACTGTATTTGCAGCAGGAATTGACGCAGTCACAGCACCAACAGGATTTATGGCTATTGTTACGCTTATTCCTTTAATCGTTGTTTTAACGTTATTATTCTTGAAAGTAGATATGATTATTGCTGGTTTAGCTGGTGGGGCATTAGCTATGCTTATTGGCGGAATTGGTTTGGCAGAGGTTAACACACAATTTTTAGCAGCCATTCCCACAATGCTAACGATTACTGTTCCAATTGTTAACTCTGCTATTGCGATGGCTGTGTTTAAATCAGGCGGGTATACTGCTGCTTTAACATTAGCTAAAAGAGGAACAAAAGGTAAAGTAGAATACGTTTCAGCCTTTATCGTTGTATTAGTTGCAGCTGCAACTTATATGTCAGGTATCGGTGGAGGAAGTGCAATGGTTATTGCGCCATTAGCTTTCGCAGCAGTTGGAGTTGTTCCAGAATTGATTGCCGCTATGTCTTTAGCAGCAGCAGTATCTTTCACAACATCACCAGCTTCACTTGAGTCTAGTATTGTTTCAAAATTAGGTGACATTCCCGTAAGTGAATATGTTGCTACAATGCGTCCTTACTGGTTATTATTTGTCGCTATTGCAATTTTACTAGCATTTTTTGGTACAAAGCGCCGCAAATTAGGCTTTAAAGAAGAAGCAAATGATGAGTATTCAAAATTATCAAACAGTCAATTAGTTAAATTAACTCTTCCAGCAGTATTCTTATTGTTTGCTGTTATCTTAGGACCAGTTATCAATAATCTAGTTGGTTACCCTATCTTTACACCACTAACTTACATGGTTGTTACACTTGCATTAATCTTCTTCTTCTCTAAATTCAATATGAATGAAACAGCTGAAGCAATGATTGATGGATCTACGTATATCTTGACACGTTTATTCCAAGTTGGTATTTTCTTAGGATTTATTAACGTGATTGCTCAAACAGGGACATTTGCTGTCATCGCAGGTGTAGCTGAAGCGGCACCTGCAGCATTAGTTGTTCCTGTCGCTGTTTTAACGGGTATTTTAATCGGTGTTCCAGCGGGTGCTTACGTTGGTTCAATCTTAACATTAGTTTTACCCGTTGCTGTTTCACTAGGTTTTACACCATTAGCACTAGGTTTCGTTACTATTGGTGTTGGTTTTGGTAGCCAAATGAGTTTCGTTAACATTACCATGCAAGCTTTATCTTCAGGATTTAATATTCCTATTTTAGAAGTTGTTAAAGGTAACGTTAAATGGATTACATTAGCTTCAGTCTTGTTATTAGTTATCTCATTAGTATTTGCATAA
- a CDS encoding amidohydrolase family protein — protein sequence MDILLKNVRLNDGESLKDVAIEDGRITAIEENMTAIAERVIDADGRVLIPGFIESHLHLDKALIADRKPNNSGTLKEAISVTAELKPTFTKEDIYDRAKRTLDMIIPNGVTAIRTHSEFDPAQGFTGFEIVLKLKEEYKNLVDIQVVAFPQEGIIKSPGTEEMMNQAMEMGADVVGGIPYNDSDAEKHIDIVFKIAKKYNKPVDIHAEFSDEATDMSIEYLCKKTIAEGYQGKVSVGHLTALHALPKAELDPIIAKMAEAGISVMALTATDLHLGARNDEYNVRRAVTPIRKLRDGGVNMCIATNNIRNAFTPYGNGDILQTAMLTIPVGHLGGANDLKTVLPMITENPAKAIGLVDYGIAVGNKADVVLLDTKIKGNAIIDIPTRLFVIKNGKVTVESTKETIIHR from the coding sequence ATGGATATTTTATTAAAAAATGTACGCTTAAATGATGGAGAAAGTTTAAAAGATGTCGCCATCGAAGATGGAAGAATTACAGCAATTGAAGAGAATATGACGGCAATAGCTGAGCGTGTTATTGATGCAGACGGAAGAGTGTTAATTCCGGGTTTTATTGAAAGTCACCTTCATTTAGATAAAGCATTAATTGCTGATCGCAAACCAAATAACTCAGGAACATTAAAAGAAGCTATCAGTGTAACGGCAGAACTTAAGCCAACATTTACAAAAGAAGATATCTATGATCGTGCTAAAAGAACGCTAGATATGATTATTCCTAATGGTGTAACAGCTATCAGAACACATTCAGAATTTGATCCAGCACAAGGATTTACGGGATTTGAAATTGTGCTGAAATTAAAAGAAGAATACAAAAACTTGGTCGACATTCAAGTGGTTGCATTCCCACAAGAAGGAATCATTAAATCTCCTGGTACAGAAGAAATGATGAATCAAGCAATGGAAATGGGAGCAGACGTTGTTGGTGGAATTCCTTACAACGATTCAGATGCTGAGAAACACATTGATATCGTTTTTAAGATTGCTAAAAAATACAATAAACCAGTTGATATTCATGCTGAATTTAGTGATGAAGCAACAGATATGTCTATTGAGTACTTGTGCAAAAAAACAATTGCAGAAGGTTACCAAGGAAAAGTATCTGTTGGTCACCTAACAGCATTACACGCTTTACCAAAAGCAGAATTAGACCCAATTATTGCAAAAATGGCTGAAGCCGGTATCAGTGTAATGGCATTAACTGCAACAGATTTACACTTAGGTGCTCGTAACGATGAATACAACGTCAGAAGAGCGGTTACTCCTATTCGCAAGTTAAGAGATGGCGGAGTGAATATGTGTATTGCTACAAATAATATTCGCAATGCTTTCACTCCTTATGGAAATGGTGATATCTTACAAACAGCTATGTTGACTATTCCAGTTGGTCACTTAGGTGGAGCAAATGACTTGAAAACTGTTTTACCAATGATTACAGAAAACCCTGCAAAAGCAATTGGTTTAGTAGATTATGGTATCGCAGTTGGCAACAAAGCTGATGTTGTTTTATTAGATACTAAAATTAAAGGGAATGCGATTATTGATATCCCAACTAGATTATTTGTTATTAAGAATGGTAAAGTTACCGTTGAAAGTACAAAAGAAACTATTATTCATCGTTGA
- a CDS encoding Nramp family divalent metal transporter: MGKQTFSSKLKSMGPAAIIASAFIGPGTITTTTIAGANYGYQLLWAVLFSIIALMVLMEMSSRIGIISRKDAISAAEEMLPENKVWGIFIKTLALVAVLVTCFGFQSGNEIGASLGLGDALGLSNTISALIVGAIVMATALMGTTKILEKIMLLFVSVMGIIFVITMILVKPDISAMLKGLFVPTMPNGGIVTTMALIGTSLIAINLVLHSVTSKDKWKTPEGLVEARFDIKVNILIGGLITISMLTTSAALLYETGTEVTSPLVFSTQLEPILGNGARIIGDLGIFAAGLSSAIAIPFILKTILASIFNWEKGINDNKAKLMAAIVVIFGTAFAVADVKPTQIIIFAQATSGFFLPFFAALLLVVSNSKTIMGKYTNTLLQNILGLIAVVVTLIIGMIGLYGTVSNLFS, translated from the coding sequence ATGGGTAAACAAACATTCAGTAGTAAATTAAAAAGTATGGGTCCAGCAGCTATTATTGCAAGTGCTTTTATTGGACCAGGAACCATTACAACCACAACAATTGCAGGAGCCAATTATGGGTACCAGCTTCTCTGGGCGGTACTATTTTCAATTATTGCCTTAATGGTATTGATGGAGATGAGTTCTCGGATTGGAATTATTTCAAGAAAAGATGCCATCAGTGCAGCAGAAGAAATGCTTCCTGAAAATAAAGTTTGGGGTATCTTTATTAAAACACTAGCTTTAGTAGCTGTACTTGTTACTTGTTTTGGTTTTCAAAGTGGCAATGAAATTGGTGCATCACTGGGTCTCGGAGACGCATTAGGCCTTTCAAATACTATTTCTGCTTTAATTGTTGGAGCGATTGTAATGGCAACAGCTCTAATGGGGACAACTAAAATTTTAGAAAAAATTATGCTATTATTTGTAAGTGTTATGGGAATCATCTTCGTTATCACAATGATTTTAGTAAAACCAGATATTTCTGCTATGTTAAAAGGATTGTTTGTACCAACGATGCCAAATGGTGGTATAGTAACTACGATGGCACTTATTGGAACAAGTTTGATTGCCATCAATTTAGTGCTTCATTCGGTTACATCAAAAGATAAATGGAAGACACCGGAGGGACTGGTTGAAGCACGTTTTGATATTAAAGTGAATATTTTAATCGGGGGATTAATTACAATTTCTATGTTGACAACAAGTGCGGCTCTTTTGTATGAAACAGGTACAGAAGTAACCAGCCCACTTGTCTTTTCTACTCAGTTAGAACCAATTTTAGGCAATGGTGCAAGAATTATAGGAGATTTAGGTATTTTTGCAGCTGGACTATCCTCAGCTATTGCAATTCCTTTCATCTTGAAAACTATTTTAGCTAGTATTTTTAATTGGGAAAAAGGAATAAATGATAATAAAGCTAAATTAATGGCTGCTATTGTTGTTATTTTTGGTACAGCTTTTGCTGTAGCAGATGTTAAACCAACACAAATTATTATATTTGCTCAAGCAACGAGCGGGTTCTTCTTACCTTTTTTCGCAGCTTTATTATTAGTTGTGTCAAATAGTAAGACAATTATGGGTAAATATACTAATACGCTTCTACAAAATATATTGGGATTAATAGCTGTCGTTGTTACACTAATAATCGGTATGATTGGATTATATGGAACGGTATCTAATTTATTTAGCTAA
- a CDS encoding DUF2877 domain-containing protein: MRPEQLAKKSSYLTDFLKEDYSGFVHSIFTHSLNIQLGKQLVHISDLLEPLSAFGLKIDNVKMNSLLKAVKINNFVNYQNNTLFFYNHLNKIISIISLETLIETELTLKPIDFLSDQELQETVFFKELNKLPLKMKTGLPLSTKTSKHIDELSTYSLETLSDYSIWNHFVGRGIGLTPSGDDFLIGYLGVLTLFNQQKESVQALRPFIRTEQTTDISLAYLTCLLHGVVNENIKDLIVSVYSKDQKDIQSKLEWMLLFGHTSGTDTLYGMFIGMKAMISKENYG; the protein is encoded by the coding sequence ATGAGGCCAGAGCAACTAGCAAAAAAAAGTAGTTACCTGACAGATTTTTTAAAAGAGGATTATTCTGGATTCGTCCATAGTATTTTTACACATAGTCTTAATATTCAATTAGGAAAACAATTGGTTCATATAAGTGATTTACTAGAGCCTTTATCAGCTTTTGGATTGAAAATAGATAATGTAAAAATGAATTCTCTTTTAAAAGCAGTCAAAATTAATAACTTTGTTAATTATCAAAACAACACATTATTTTTTTACAATCACTTGAATAAAATTATTTCAATTATCAGTCTAGAAACACTAATTGAAACAGAATTAACTCTTAAACCAATCGATTTCTTATCAGACCAAGAGCTTCAAGAAACAGTTTTTTTTAAAGAATTGAACAAATTGCCGTTAAAAATGAAAACGGGTCTGCCATTAAGTACAAAAACGAGCAAGCACATTGATGAACTAAGTACGTATTCACTGGAAACATTATCGGATTATTCTATTTGGAATCATTTTGTTGGTAGAGGAATTGGATTGACACCTAGTGGAGACGATTTCTTAATTGGGTATCTAGGTGTTTTAACATTATTTAATCAACAAAAAGAATCCGTTCAGGCCTTACGACCCTTCATACGCACAGAACAAACAACTGATATTAGTCTAGCTTACTTAACTTGTTTATTGCATGGCGTAGTGAATGAAAATATCAAAGATTTAATTGTTTCCGTTTACTCCAAAGATCAAAAAGATATCCAATCCAAATTAGAGTGGATGCTATTATTTGGGCACACTTCAGGGACGGATACATTATATGGGATGTTTATCGGAATGAAAGCAATGATATCGAAAGAAAATTATGGATAA
- a CDS encoding Cof-type HAD-IIB family hydrolase, with amino-acid sequence MIKLIAIDMDGTLLNNAHQITDEVQKAIFEANECGIKIVLCTGRPLKAVYPYIEQLDLPNQDSYVISLNGTLIQRTNTQEIVYSHQLKHAELKEIDAIRKDYTLNLAFFDESHYFYTGEKTDRLLFDANILEMEPIHLDIKDIPKDKVIYKAMFVGEPEELDRFVKAVPNEWYEKFYPIRSLSYVFELLPEKANKGDGLTGLARLLAIPMAAIMTIGDGENDIDLMNAVEESVAMGNATESIKAAAKHETKSNEEDGVAHAIYQWALN; translated from the coding sequence TTGATTAAACTAATTGCTATTGATATGGATGGAACGTTATTAAATAATGCCCATCAAATTACAGATGAAGTTCAAAAAGCTATCTTTGAAGCCAATGAATGTGGAATAAAAATTGTGTTGTGTACCGGAAGACCTTTAAAAGCCGTTTATCCTTATATCGAACAACTAGATTTGCCAAATCAAGATAGTTATGTGATTTCATTAAACGGGACACTAATTCAAAGAACAAATACGCAAGAAATTGTTTATAGCCATCAGTTAAAACATGCTGAATTGAAAGAAATTGATGCTATTAGAAAAGACTATACCTTAAATTTAGCCTTTTTTGATGAAAGTCATTATTTCTATACGGGTGAAAAAACAGACCGTCTACTGTTTGATGCAAATATACTTGAAATGGAACCCATTCATTTAGATATAAAAGATATTCCTAAAGATAAAGTTATCTATAAAGCGATGTTTGTAGGAGAACCTGAAGAATTGGATCGTTTTGTAAAAGCTGTTCCAAATGAATGGTACGAAAAATTCTATCCAATCAGAAGTTTATCTTATGTATTTGAACTATTACCTGAAAAAGCCAATAAAGGAGATGGCCTGACTGGATTAGCTAGATTATTGGCTATTCCGATGGCAGCTATTATGACTATTGGTGACGGGGAAAACGATATTGATTTGATGAATGCTGTTGAGGAAAGTGTGGCAATGGGAAATGCGACCGAATCAATCAAGGCAGCTGCTAAACATGAAACCAAGTCTAATGAAGAAGACGGCGTCGCTCATGCAATCTATCAGTGGGCTTTAAACTAA
- a CDS encoding YeiH family protein — translation MIQKMTEKITFILPGLVLSVIISIISQELALFIPTIGAALIAIFLGILLGNTLLNKPILNTGTKFSEKSLLEFSIVLNGLILDFQIIKQVGFTGFTFILFQMVATIIAAYWIGRYLKFGKKFALLMGAGNAVCGSSAIGTISPVINAEEKDKGLSITIVNLTGTLLMVTLPILTAILYNHETIQTSALIGGTVQSIGQVIASAKLVNDDVANLSIVFKLMRVLLIIGVALIFGKMNVEEDKSLFSKPTSHHEKTKSSAGVPWFIIGFFCLFLLRSLVSLPDYMVTSAQVISKQFEIAALAAIGLRVKFSDIVKEGPKTLLYGLLVGTTQVVVAIALIFWLF, via the coding sequence ATGATTCAAAAAATGACAGAAAAAATAACCTTTATTTTACCTGGTTTAGTTTTAAGTGTTATTATTTCTATTATTAGTCAGGAGTTAGCTCTCTTTATTCCGACTATCGGCGCAGCTTTAATTGCTATTTTTTTAGGCATCTTATTAGGTAATACTCTTTTAAATAAACCTATTTTAAACACTGGAACAAAATTTTCCGAGAAAAGCTTGTTAGAATTTTCGATTGTCTTAAACGGATTAATCCTTGATTTTCAAATTATTAAACAAGTAGGTTTTACAGGATTTACCTTCATCTTATTTCAAATGGTTGCGACGATTATTGCTGCTTATTGGATCGGACGTTACTTGAAGTTCGGTAAGAAATTTGCCTTGTTAATGGGGGCTGGGAACGCAGTATGCGGTTCTTCTGCTATAGGGACTATTTCACCTGTTATTAATGCAGAGGAAAAGGATAAAGGATTGTCCATCACGATAGTTAATTTAACGGGTACACTTTTAATGGTTACTTTACCCATTCTTACCGCTATCCTTTACAATCATGAAACGATACAAACATCTGCTCTTATTGGGGGAACAGTTCAATCAATTGGCCAAGTCATTGCTTCAGCAAAACTAGTTAATGATGATGTAGCAAATTTATCGATTGTTTTTAAATTAATGCGTGTTTTATTAATTATTGGTGTCGCTTTAATTTTTGGGAAAATGAATGTCGAAGAAGATAAGTCTTTATTTTCTAAACCAACCAGTCATCATGAAAAAACAAAAAGTTCAGCTGGTGTTCCTTGGTTTATTATCGGATTCTTTTGTTTATTCTTATTAAGAAGTCTTGTGTCACTACCAGATTACATGGTAACAAGTGCTCAAGTTATCAGCAAACAATTCGAAATAGCTGCTTTAGCTGCCATTGGATTGCGTGTTAAATTTTCTGATATCGTTAAAGAAGGACCAAAAACGTTGCTTTATGGACTATTAGTTGGAACAACACAAGTAGTAGTAGCCATTGCTTTAATTTTCTGGTTATTTTAA
- a CDS encoding helix-turn-helix domain-containing protein, with protein sequence MLDYRYQTFLTLAEVMNYTQTAKKLHITQPAVTQHIQYLQNELNTELLHYENRQLTLTKKGKQLQKDLLLLQKEIRQIQKKLAKK encoded by the coding sequence ATGTTAGATTATCGCTACCAAACCTTTTTAACTTTAGCAGAAGTTATGAATTATACTCAAACTGCGAAAAAATTGCATATTACTCAACCTGCCGTTACTCAACACATTCAGTATTTACAAAACGAATTAAATACTGAATTGCTTCATTATGAGAATAGACAATTAACCTTAACAAAAAAAGGCAAACAATTACAAAAAGATCTTTTACTCTTACAAAAAGAAATCCGGCAAATTCAAAAAAAATTAGCAAAAAAATAG
- a CDS encoding LysR substrate-binding domain-containing protein: MPDIIEKYMHAYPTHTLSMLVDNTASLIDHLEHGKIDFAFVEGEFNQHSFGFHKLSDESFIAVCAESNPLWKKKQPISELFSHQLMIREVGSGSRLILETALKNKSILLESFTKMMMIGNISSIKELVKKDLGITFLYQSAVEEELVAGTLKEIKIKDFIIDHPFHLIYLKTANIKGMEIAQNFIKLLT; encoded by the coding sequence ATGCCTGATATTATTGAAAAATACATGCATGCTTATCCGACACATACTTTATCAATGTTAGTAGATAATACCGCATCTTTGATTGATCATTTAGAACATGGAAAAATCGATTTTGCATTTGTTGAAGGAGAATTTAATCAACACTCATTTGGTTTCCATAAACTATCAGACGAGTCCTTTATTGCTGTTTGTGCAGAAAGTAATCCTCTCTGGAAAAAGAAACAACCGATTAGTGAATTGTTTTCACATCAATTAATGATTAGGGAAGTTGGATCAGGCTCACGCTTAATTTTAGAAACGGCTTTAAAAAATAAGAGCATCCTTTTAGAAAGTTTCACTAAAATGATGATGATTGGAAATATTTCTTCTATCAAGGAGTTAGTAAAAAAAGATTTAGGTATCACTTTTTTATACCAAAGTGCGGTTGAAGAAGAACTTGTCGCGGGGACGCTCAAAGAAATTAAGATTAAAGACTTTATTATCGACCATCCCTTTCATTTAATTTACCTTAAAACAGCTAATATAAAAGGAATGGAAATTGCACAAAATTTTATCAAATTACTCACTTAG
- the rihC gene encoding ribonucleoside hydrolase RihC — protein sequence MIKKQIIIDTDPGIDDAVALAIALYSDEVEVKLITTVAGNVGLEYVTQNTLKLLQFFNKDVPVAKGLDAPLIKEIINAGAIHGETGMEGYTFEEPTDRLLLKEHAVNAMRETILTSQEPITIIGIGPLTNIAMLLKMYPETQSNIKEIIFMGGSLTRGNSGVMSEYNIDFDPEAAKIVFDSGVPIVMVGLDLGLKALILLEDSMKIKEMNKIGDMFYHLFKRYRGGSMHTGLTMYDSTAIAYLLRPDLFEVVETFIDVELNGTYTTGATIVDLKGFLKKEANATVCLDINQEAFKKWFLTSIEHCTE from the coding sequence GTGATTAAAAAACAAATTATTATCGATACAGATCCTGGGATTGATGATGCAGTGGCATTAGCTATTGCTCTTTATAGTGATGAAGTAGAAGTCAAACTGATTACTACCGTTGCTGGGAATGTTGGATTAGAATATGTTACACAAAATACGCTAAAGTTGCTCCAATTTTTTAATAAAGATGTCCCTGTAGCTAAAGGTTTAGATGCACCATTAATCAAAGAAATAATAAATGCAGGTGCGATTCATGGTGAAACGGGTATGGAAGGGTATACCTTTGAAGAACCAACAGATCGTCTATTGTTAAAAGAACATGCAGTAAACGCGATGAGAGAAACTATTTTAACCAGCCAAGAACCTATCACGATTATAGGCATTGGACCATTAACAAATATAGCGATGCTTTTAAAAATGTATCCTGAAACTCAATCGAATATTAAAGAAATTATCTTTATGGGCGGTTCACTTACAAGAGGAAATAGTGGAGTGATGTCTGAATACAATATTGATTTTGATCCTGAAGCTGCTAAAATTGTATTTGATTCAGGAGTGCCGATTGTCATGGTTGGTTTAGACTTAGGATTGAAAGCATTAATTTTATTAGAGGATAGTATGAAAATAAAAGAAATGAATAAAATTGGAGATATGTTTTATCATTTATTCAAACGGTATAGAGGCGGAAGTATGCATACGGGGTTAACAATGTATGATAGTACAGCGATTGCCTATCTTTTAAGACCGGACTTATTCGAAGTAGTAGAAACTTTTATAGATGTTGAATTAAATGGCACATACACAACAGGTGCTACCATTGTTGACCTAAAAGGTTTTTTGAAAAAAGAAGCAAATGCAACCGTTTGTCTCGACATCAATCAAGAGGCATTTAAAAAATGGTTTTTAACAAGTATCGAACACTGTACAGAATAG
- a CDS encoding LacI family DNA-binding transcriptional regulator: MRTIKDVAKLAGVSVATVSRALNKSGYVSEKSQLKVEAAIKELDFYPNEVARSLFQKKSKLIGLLLPDIANPFFPLVAKGVEDKVNEMGYKLILGNVQENPLKEAEYIRTFAQNNVAGVLSAVESSSKDLKNMPFVMLDRITSDKEYSVHSDDYQGGTLAAMAVSERSPGQVVVMVGPRSVSNSLVRLAGSVKVLEENNLTYQLFETESYQFDSAQESAHQLFELFPNVKSIIASNDIHALTIMREAIRRGLSIPSDVQVIGYDDNPYSKLMYPSLSTIAQPAYQIGYKGAEILCNRIEGLKVKEKISNCQ; encoded by the coding sequence ATGAGAACAATTAAAGATGTTGCAAAATTGGCTGGTGTATCAGTAGCGACTGTTTCAAGAGCACTGAACAAAAGTGGATATGTCAGTGAGAAAAGTCAATTAAAAGTTGAGGCAGCAATCAAAGAATTAGATTTTTATCCTAACGAAGTAGCCCGTTCACTTTTCCAAAAAAAATCTAAATTAATTGGATTACTTTTACCAGACATTGCTAACCCTTTCTTCCCATTAGTTGCTAAGGGTGTAGAAGATAAGGTAAATGAAATGGGATATAAACTAATTTTGGGAAATGTTCAAGAAAATCCCTTGAAAGAAGCAGAATACATACGGACCTTTGCCCAAAATAATGTAGCAGGTGTATTGTCAGCTGTTGAGAGCAGTTCAAAGGACTTAAAAAATATGCCTTTCGTGATGCTAGATAGAATCACCTCGGATAAAGAATATTCCGTTCATTCTGACGATTACCAAGGCGGTACGTTAGCCGCAATGGCAGTAAGTGAAAGAAGTCCTGGTCAGGTAGTTGTAATGGTTGGACCACGTTCGGTTTCCAACTCACTCGTTCGTTTAGCTGGTAGCGTCAAAGTACTGGAAGAAAATAATTTAACGTATCAATTATTTGAAACAGAATCGTATCAATTTGATTCAGCCCAAGAATCGGCTCACCAATTGTTTGAACTGTTTCCTAATGTTAAAAGTATTATTGCTTCAAATGATATACATGCGTTAACGATTATGCGTGAAGCGATTCGTCGAGGTTTATCTATTCCGTCAGATGTTCAAGTAATTGGATACGATGATAATCCTTACAGTAAATTGATGTACCCAAGTTTATCAACGATTGCACAGCCGGCGTATCAAATTGGCTATAAAGGTGCTGAAATACTATGCAATCGCATAGAAGGATTAAAAGTAAAAGAAAAAATATCCAATTGCCAGTAA
- the rbsK gene encoding ribokinase has translation MSKITVVGSLSTDFVVTADKRPRVGETIFGENFTTTFGGKGANQAVAAARLGGQVSMIGTVGSDLFGKEIIINLLNNQINTTHVETVTHIPSGSAHITVVDGDNSIIYIPGANDEVTKEQIIKAYPVIDSSDVVIIQNETPLAAIEAVIQTCFEKGIKTIYNPAPAKKINSALIEQVAYFTPNESEFKLLFPALTLSEGMAKYPNKLIVTMGSKGVYFNDGEKEVHVDSYKVTPLDTTGAGDTFNGAFGIALTAGLDMIKSIRFGNLAAALSIQKFGAQIGMPTLIEMKESEFYEKEWDIK, from the coding sequence ATGAGTAAAATAACTGTTGTCGGTAGTTTATCAACTGATTTTGTTGTAACGGCAGATAAAAGACCACGTGTAGGAGAGACCATTTTTGGAGAAAATTTTACAACAACCTTTGGTGGTAAGGGCGCTAATCAAGCAGTTGCGGCTGCTCGTTTAGGCGGACAAGTTAGTATGATTGGAACGGTTGGTTCAGATTTATTTGGCAAAGAAATTATTATTAATTTATTAAATAATCAAATCAATACAACTCATGTGGAGACGGTTACACATATTCCTTCTGGATCAGCTCATATTACTGTTGTGGATGGAGATAATAGTATTATCTATATCCCAGGAGCGAATGATGAAGTAACAAAAGAGCAAATTATAAAGGCTTATCCTGTTATTGATTCGAGTGATGTTGTCATTATCCAAAACGAGACACCATTAGCTGCTATTGAAGCAGTCATCCAAACCTGCTTTGAAAAAGGCATTAAAACAATTTATAATCCAGCACCTGCTAAAAAAATTAATTCAGCCTTAATCGAACAGGTTGCGTATTTTACACCAAATGAATCGGAATTCAAATTACTTTTCCCAGCATTGACTCTATCAGAAGGAATGGCCAAGTACCCCAACAAATTAATTGTCACAATGGGTTCTAAGGGAGTTTATTTTAATGATGGTGAAAAAGAAGTCCACGTGGATTCGTATAAAGTAACACCACTAGATACAACAGGAGCTGGAGATACTTTTAACGGAGCTTTTGGTATAGCGTTAACAGCAGGACTAGATATGATAAAGAGTATTCGTTTCGGTAATCTAGCTGCAGCACTATCGATTCAAAAATTCGGTGCACAAATCGGAATGCCGACATTAATAGAGATGAAAGAGAGTGAATTTTATGAAAAAGAATGGGACATTAAATAG
- the rbsD gene encoding D-ribose pyranase, whose translation MKKNGTLNSDIAKLLADLGHMDQIVIADAGLPIPVGVKKIDLALTLNDPPFQKLLAILINEMVIEEVILAVEIKSENSAQLKLIEEKLLDKPIHYVSHKEFKKQTSYSKAIIRTGEATPYSNIILQSGVLF comes from the coding sequence ATGAAAAAGAATGGGACATTAAATAGCGATATCGCCAAACTATTAGCCGATTTAGGTCATATGGATCAAATCGTCATTGCAGATGCAGGGTTGCCTATTCCAGTCGGAGTAAAAAAAATTGATTTAGCGTTAACGTTAAATGATCCACCTTTTCAAAAATTATTAGCTATTCTAATCAACGAAATGGTCATTGAAGAAGTTATTTTAGCTGTTGAAATTAAGTCGGAAAATTCGGCTCAATTGAAATTGATTGAAGAAAAATTGCTAGATAAACCGATTCATTACGTTAGTCATAAAGAGTTTAAAAAGCAAACGAGTTATTCAAAAGCAATCATTAGAACAGGAGAAGCAACACCTTATTCCAATATTATCTTACAATCAGGCGTGCTATTCTAG